The following coding sequences lie in one Girardinichthys multiradiatus isolate DD_20200921_A chromosome 13, DD_fGirMul_XY1, whole genome shotgun sequence genomic window:
- the tmem200b gene encoding transmembrane protein 200A translates to MKTQKCRGVTPPSPPCTRKSRFCLRGRMKDRMIQGKLRIRSMPGAFLVLGVIVVAVGTALAVAGYWSYQFSRSPILEDTEQESISDHQPSGWSLNTKGLFSTASLLHGDCMKLLGPIIMGVGLFILICANTVLYENRDRETQLLLAQMRNVICSVSAAVPSASLRDLAATNHYQWVSSLPAAHLNILCLQQVACSEPLLQTRYTRDEEGSVEGIYQQELMTDGLHHDESEPLPLLPSTCFNSSKHNQINNNSQTGSELRSKDGFSLQTAPLLKLNFCLVSACSMSNLKLEEVDIPAAQHRRCHSMSYRTKPYTAQTGLHFDKELYPLEKENHTNQHQINKKEISSQVCVRIPVELADAEEDQTHGSWPRLELGSGRRYLKLDNKEDSVDKLLDKLEQQCSYWDNSFGSGPFQ, encoded by the coding sequence ATGAAGACTCAGAAGTGCAGAGGTGTTACACCACCATCGCCTCCCTGCACACGGAAGTCACGTTTCTGTCTGCGAGGCAGAATGAAGGATAGGATGATTCAAGGCAAACTTCGCATCCGTTCAATGCCTGGAGCATTCCTGGTACTGGGAGTAATTGTGGTAGCTGTTGGTACTGCTCTGGCTGTAGCTGGCTACTGGTCCTACCAGTTTTCAAGATCACCCATTCTAGAAGATACAGAACAGGAAAGCATTTCTGATCATCAGCCTTCCGGCTGGAGTCTGAATACCAAGGGGCTCTTTTCTACAGCTAGTCTCCTTCATGGTGACTGCATGAAGCTACTGGGCCCAATCATCATGGGAGTCGGACTGTTCATCCTGATATGTGCAAACACTGTCCTGTATGAAAACAGGGACAGAGAGACTCAGCTGCTGCTAGCTCAAATGCGCAATGTTATCTGctctgtgtcagcagctgttcccTCTGCAAGTCTCAGAGACTTAGCAGCAACCAACCACTATCAATGGGTGAGCAGTCTACCTGCTGCTCATCTTAatattttgtgtctgcagcagGTGGCATGCTCTGAGCCCCTACTCCAGACTAGATACACCAGGGACGAGGAGGGCAGTGTAGAGGGCATCTATCAACAGGAACTGATGACAGATGGCCTTCATCATGATGAGTCAGAGCCTCTACCCTTACTCCCCTCAACCTGCTTTAACTCATCCAAACACAATCAGATAAACAATAATTCACAGACAGGGTCAGAACTAAGGAGCAAAGACGGTTTCAGTCTACAGACTGCCCCACTCCTCAAACTCAATTTCTGCCTAGTGTCTGCCTGCTCAATGTCCAACCTCAAGTTGGAAGAAGTGGATATCCCAGCTGCTCAACACAGACGCTGTCACAGCATGAGCTACAGGACTAAGCCTTACACAGCCCAAACTGGGCTGCACTTCGACAAAGAACTGTACCCATTGGAAAAGGAAAATCATACAAATCAGCaccaaatcaataaaaaagaaataagttcccAGGTTTGTGTAAGGATCCCTgtggagttggcagatgctgaAGAGGACCAAACTCATGGAAGCTGGCCTCGACTAGAACTGGGAAGTGGGAGGCGATATCTGAAACTGGACAACAAAGAGGACTCTGTGGACAAACTGCTGGACAAGTTGGAGCAGCAGTGTTCCTACTGGGATAACAGTTTTGGCTCTGGGCCATTTCAGTGA